Proteins encoded together in one Polaribacter reichenbachii window:
- a CDS encoding WD40/YVTN/BNR-like repeat-containing protein, producing the protein MKKQFLLVAVLLLSFSVKVDAQSKNTKGKQLFGDLTARHIGPALMSGRINDLENHPTNNRIIYAGTAGGGVWKSNDGGVTFNPIFDDYCQSIGAIEVDPNDPDNTIYVGTGETWTRNSVSYGDGMYKTVDGGVTWDKIGFENSDRIANIIVNPKNSNEIYVGVLGALWGDSEERGVYKSSDAGKTWDKILYTNQKTGCADLTMDPKNPNIIYASMWEFRRTGWSFESGGKDSALYKSIDGGATWNKIHNGFPEGSLGRLAIAVAPSNSNILYTVIEAEKNERKGLYRSDDAGANWKQLNNDFGITVRPFYFSRIVVDPKNPDIVVKGGLSGSISRDGGKTFKNLGNMHSDIHDITFDIHNSDRMYAGTDGGVYRSLNGGTTMEIVENLPISQFYQVSVDDAEPYNIYGGLQDNGSWYGPSSSPGGIEARDWNSIGGGDGFRVLKHPKKNIIYSEMQGAENVWRYDVDAKRVKTIQPLPQKGYAKLRFNWNAPMAISAHQPDRFYMGSQFLHKSEDLGDTWTIISPDLTTNDPLKQDQGNSGGLSMDNSGAENHTTIFTIAESTLDENVIWVGTDDGNVQVTQDGGKTWTNTIVNVSDLPKNTWAYHIEASVFNKGTAYVVFDGHTMNDMKPYTYKTTDFGKTWTSIITNDVVGSVRNIQEDYVNPDLLFLGTEFGLYITVNGGKNWIKFTNNMPAVAVHFIELQKQTNDLVMGTHGRGIIIIDDISPLREINDEVLKEKVHFFTSKPTVIFEEGSFAGSFGAETQFVGANPSRAAQIKYHLSRRHTFGKMTLEIQDDNGKVISKLGPGKSKGINIVNWNYRLKNPKVAKGKTFSFGGFTSPLVEAGTYNVVLKKGKDTFTKKIALIYDPKSNLSASDREMKHNTTMKMYNMTEELAYMVYELDAILEKAEVLKKKKIVEKLTGLKKTLVITTGDNYVGSAEPQLREKMSDLYSKIATSYDKPSNSELESLSIIEERFEAAKADYQKIKKKVKFLDELNLKSFEEFIK; encoded by the coding sequence ATGAAAAAACAATTTTTATTAGTGGCTGTTCTACTTTTATCTTTTTCTGTAAAGGTTGATGCACAAAGTAAAAACACAAAAGGAAAGCAATTATTTGGAGATTTAACTGCTAGGCATATTGGGCCAGCTTTAATGAGTGGTAGAATTAATGATTTAGAAAATCATCCAACAAATAATAGAATTATTTACGCAGGAACTGCAGGTGGTGGAGTATGGAAATCGAATGATGGTGGTGTTACTTTTAATCCTATTTTCGATGATTATTGTCAATCTATAGGTGCTATAGAAGTAGATCCAAACGATCCTGATAATACAATTTACGTAGGTACAGGAGAAACTTGGACAAGAAATAGTGTTTCTTATGGAGATGGGATGTATAAAACAGTTGATGGTGGAGTTACTTGGGATAAAATAGGGTTTGAAAACTCAGATCGTATTGCAAACATAATTGTTAATCCAAAGAATTCTAATGAAATTTATGTAGGTGTTTTAGGCGCTTTATGGGGAGATAGTGAAGAAAGAGGTGTTTATAAATCTTCGGATGCAGGTAAAACTTGGGATAAAATTTTATATACCAATCAAAAAACAGGTTGTGCAGATTTAACTATGGATCCTAAAAACCCAAATATTATATACGCTTCTATGTGGGAGTTTAGAAGAACAGGTTGGTCTTTTGAGTCTGGTGGTAAAGACAGTGCCTTGTACAAATCAATTGATGGTGGTGCAACTTGGAACAAAATTCATAACGGATTTCCAGAAGGTAGTTTAGGTAGATTGGCAATTGCAGTTGCGCCTTCTAATTCTAACATTCTTTACACGGTTATTGAAGCTGAAAAAAATGAAAGAAAAGGATTGTATAGAAGTGATGATGCTGGTGCTAACTGGAAACAATTAAATAACGATTTTGGTATTACAGTGCGTCCTTTTTACTTTTCTAGAATTGTGGTAGATCCTAAAAATCCAGATATAGTTGTAAAAGGTGGTTTAAGTGGTTCTATTTCTAGAGATGGAGGAAAAACATTTAAAAATTTAGGAAATATGCACAGTGATATTCACGATATTACTTTTGATATTCATAATTCTGATAGAATGTATGCTGGTACAGATGGTGGAGTTTATCGTTCTTTAAATGGAGGAACAACTATGGAAATTGTAGAGAATTTACCTATTTCTCAATTCTATCAAGTTAGTGTAGACGATGCAGAACCTTATAATATTTATGGTGGTTTACAAGATAATGGTTCTTGGTATGGACCTTCTTCTTCACCTGGTGGAATTGAAGCAAGAGACTGGAATTCTATTGGTGGAGGTGATGGTTTTAGAGTTTTAAAACATCCAAAGAAAAATATTATTTATTCAGAAATGCAAGGTGCAGAAAATGTTTGGAGATATGATGTAGATGCAAAAAGAGTAAAAACCATTCAGCCATTACCACAAAAAGGTTATGCTAAATTGCGTTTTAACTGGAATGCACCAATGGCTATAAGCGCACATCAGCCAGATCGTTTTTATATGGGAAGCCAGTTTTTACATAAATCTGAAGATTTGGGTGATACTTGGACAATTATTTCGCCAGATTTAACGACTAATGATCCTTTAAAACAAGATCAAGGCAATTCTGGTGGATTGTCTATGGATAACTCAGGAGCAGAAAATCATACAACCATATTCACCATAGCAGAATCTACTTTAGATGAAAATGTAATTTGGGTGGGTACAGATGATGGTAATGTACAAGTGACACAAGATGGAGGTAAAACTTGGACAAACACAATAGTAAATGTATCAGATTTACCAAAAAATACTTGGGCTTATCATATAGAAGCAAGTGTTTTTAATAAAGGTACTGCTTACGTTGTTTTTGACGGGCATACAATGAATGATATGAAACCATATACCTACAAAACAACAGATTTTGGTAAAACTTGGACAAGCATTATTACTAATGATGTAGTTGGTTCTGTTAGAAATATTCAAGAAGATTATGTAAACCCAGATTTATTATTTTTAGGTACAGAATTCGGTTTGTACATTACTGTAAATGGTGGTAAAAACTGGATAAAATTCACAAATAATATGCCTGCTGTAGCTGTACATTTTATAGAATTACAAAAGCAAACTAACGATTTAGTAATGGGAACACATGGTAGAGGAATTATTATTATTGATGATATTTCACCACTGAGAGAAATTAACGATGAGGTTTTAAAAGAGAAAGTACATTTCTTTACTTCAAAACCAACTGTAATTTTCGAAGAAGGTAGTTTTGCAGGAAGTTTTGGAGCAGAAACTCAATTTGTTGGTGCAAACCCAAGCAGAGCAGCACAAATAAAATATCATTTAAGCAGACGTCACACTTTTGGTAAAATGACTCTAGAAATTCAAGATGATAATGGAAAAGTAATTAGCAAATTAGGTCCTGGAAAATCAAAAGGAATAAATATTGTAAACTGGAATTATAGATTAAAAAACCCAAAAGTAGCAAAAGGGAAAACGTTTAGTTTTGGCGGGTTTACTTCGCCTTTAGTAGAAGCAGGTACTTATAATGTGGTTTTAAAGAAAGGTAAAGATACTTTTACAAAGAAGATAGCGTTAATCTACGACCCTAAATCAAATTTATCTGCATCAGATAGAGAAATGAAGCACAATACCACAATGAAAATGTATAATATGACAGAAGAATTGGCATATATGGTATATGAGTTAGATGCAATATTAGAAAAGGCAGAAGTGCTTAAAAAGAAAAAAATCGTAGAAAAGTTGACAGGGTTAAAGAAAACTTTGGTAATTACAACTGGAGACAATTATGTAGGCTCAGCAGAACCACAATTAAGAGAAAAAATGTCTGATTTATACAGTAAAATTGCAACAAGTTATGATAAACCTTCAAATTCTGAATTAGAGAGTTTATCTATAATTGAAGAACGATTTGAAGCAGCAAAAGCAGATTATCAGAAAATAAAAAAGAAAGTTAAATTCTTAGATGAATTAAATTTAAAGTCTTTTGAAGAATTTATAAAATAA
- a CDS encoding 30S ribosomal protein S16, with amino-acid sequence MSVKIRLQRHGKKGKPFYWIVAADARAKRDGKYLEKIGTYNPNVNPAEINLDVDGAVKWLQNGAQPTDTAKAILSYKGAMLKNHLVGGVRKGALTEEQAEAKFTAWLEEKAAKISAKEEGLSAAEADAKAKALAAEKAVNDARIEAAKPAVEEVAEEASEEVEAAAETIDEAAEKAAE; translated from the coding sequence ATGTCTGTAAAAATCAGATTACAAAGACACGGAAAAAAAGGTAAACCATTCTATTGGATCGTTGCTGCAGATGCCCGTGCAAAAAGAGATGGTAAATACTTAGAAAAAATTGGTACTTACAATCCTAATGTAAACCCAGCAGAAATTAACTTAGATGTTGATGGTGCTGTAAAATGGTTACAAAATGGTGCGCAACCAACTGATACTGCAAAAGCAATTTTATCTTATAAAGGTGCTATGTTAAAGAATCATTTAGTTGGTGGTGTAAGAAAAGGTGCTTTAACAGAAGAGCAAGCAGAAGCTAAATTTACTGCTTGGTTAGAAGAAAAAGCAGCTAAAATTTCTGCAAAAGAAGAAGGTTTAAGCGCAGCAGAAGCTGATGCAAAAGCGAAAGCTTTAGCAGCTGAAAAAGCGGTTAACGATGCAAGAATCGAAGCAGCTAAACCAGCTGTAGAAGAAGTTGCAGAAGAAGCATCTGAAGAAGTTGAAGCAGCAGCAGAAACTATTGATGAAGCAGCAGAAAAAGCAGCAGAGTAA
- the rimM gene encoding ribosome maturation factor RimM (Essential for efficient processing of 16S rRNA), producing the protein MRKEECFYLGKIVTKYSFKGEVVIKLDTDEPELYKNMESVYVEFGTNLVPFFIDKSSLHKGNQLRVQFEDVYSEEEADSILKCGVYLPLDLLPKLSGDKFYFHEVIGFKVVDSNFGEVGNIVHINDKAAQPLFEIDRDGKEIFIPMIDDFIKKVDRENKQIQVETPEGLIELYL; encoded by the coding sequence ATGCGTAAAGAAGAGTGTTTTTATTTAGGCAAAATCGTAACTAAATATAGTTTTAAAGGTGAAGTTGTTATCAAATTAGATACAGACGAACCTGAGTTGTATAAAAATATGGAATCAGTTTATGTCGAATTCGGCACTAATCTGGTTCCATTTTTTATTGATAAAAGTTCTTTGCACAAAGGCAATCAATTACGTGTTCAGTTCGAAGATGTGTATTCTGAAGAAGAAGCAGATTCAATTTTAAAATGCGGCGTTTATTTACCTTTAGACTTATTACCAAAATTATCTGGAGATAAATTTTACTTTCACGAAGTAATTGGTTTTAAAGTTGTTGATTCAAATTTTGGTGAAGTGGGTAATATTGTTCATATCAATGATAAAGCAGCACAACCACTTTTTGAAATTGATAGAGATGGTAAAGAAATCTTTATTCCGATGATTGATGATTTTATCAAAAAAGTGGATCGAGAAAACAAACAAATACAAGTTGAAACTCCAGAAGGATTAATCGAATTGTATTTATAA
- a CDS encoding type II toxin-antitoxin system HigB family toxin, with product MKIFSTLLIITFCLSSFSQNTQLEYDNFKIQENKSLKWQKVFDLTISKDSIVKLLEVNLNNNSFFNELKYSKYRFTGFSNYKLLSDVKKLYGVASNTQYKCFIVIDVKDNKYRVSVSDITFKNIPVTVGNVTVNNEYTLYKLTVKGNNKNFKKGKLAKNTLHSFNKDFIDLFTIKENIKTDW from the coding sequence ATGAAAATTTTTTCTACCTTATTAATAATTACTTTTTGCTTAAGTTCTTTTTCACAAAATACTCAATTAGAATATGATAACTTTAAGATTCAAGAAAATAAAAGTTTAAAATGGCAAAAAGTATTTGATTTGACAATTTCTAAAGATTCGATTGTTAAGTTATTAGAAGTTAATTTAAATAATAACAGTTTTTTTAATGAATTAAAATATTCAAAATATCGATTTACTGGTTTTTCAAACTATAAATTATTAAGTGATGTAAAAAAGCTTTATGGGGTTGCTTCAAATACACAATACAAATGTTTTATTGTGATTGATGTAAAAGATAATAAATATAGAGTTTCTGTAAGTGATATTACTTTTAAAAACATACCTGTTACTGTTGGTAATGTTACAGTAAATAACGAATATACTCTTTATAAATTAACAGTTAAAGGCAATAATAAAAATTTTAAAAAAGGTAAACTTGCAAAAAATACGCTACATTCTTTTAATAAAGATTTTATCGATTTATTTACAATTAAAGAAAATATAAAAACGGATTGGTAG
- a CDS encoding DUF6371 domain-containing protein, with product MVAFRYSLDKSSKKFICPNCNKKTFVYYVDTEQGKYLTTDYGRCDREQNCGYHKAPPKGKKAYLIDFLTLKKISDKACKLVDVNGVISIIPTSQILKQTESKCFITEWYLKNSNIQYSNNENKYFNSDNIKIINEVKAIKEPQSVKPSFHSLQLQDKIIREYESQQFNDNLTTYLLSQFTVDEVQTATQKYYLTGANYFWNNATLFWQIDHKEQIHACKIMLYNSCKGKRIKEPYNHINWLHKAIKEPDFNLNQCLFGLHLINEDYQKEIAIVESEKTAIIMSIYLPEFIWIATGSKSNFKFDLLQPLKKRKCIAFPDKGEFENWHNKATELNNQGFKIAVSNLLEKTILQNGSDLVDYYSKQKVS from the coding sequence ATGGTAGCTTTTAGATATTCATTAGATAAAAGTAGTAAGAAATTTATTTGCCCAAACTGTAATAAAAAGACGTTTGTTTATTACGTTGATACAGAACAGGGCAAATATTTAACTACTGATTATGGCAGATGCGACAGAGAGCAAAATTGTGGATATCATAAAGCACCTCCAAAAGGTAAAAAAGCCTATTTAATTGATTTTCTCACGTTAAAAAAGATAAGTGATAAGGCTTGTAAATTGGTTGATGTAAATGGCGTTATTTCGATAATACCAACCTCGCAAATATTAAAGCAAACAGAAAGCAAATGTTTTATAACTGAATGGTATTTAAAGAACTCAAATATTCAGTATTCAAACAATGAAAACAAATATTTTAATTCTGATAATATTAAAATTATAAATGAAGTTAAGGCAATAAAAGAACCTCAATCAGTTAAACCAAGTTTTCACAGTTTACAGCTTCAGGATAAAATAATAAGAGAATATGAAAGTCAACAATTTAATGACAATTTAACTACTTATTTATTGAGCCAATTTACAGTTGATGAGGTGCAAACAGCAACGCAAAAATATTATTTAACTGGTGCAAATTACTTTTGGAATAATGCAACTTTATTTTGGCAAATAGACCACAAAGAGCAAATTCACGCTTGTAAAATTATGCTTTATAATAGTTGTAAAGGCAAAAGAATAAAAGAACCTTACAATCATATCAATTGGTTACATAAAGCTATTAAAGAGCCTGATTTTAACCTCAATCAATGTTTATTTGGTTTACACCTCATTAATGAAGACTATCAAAAAGAAATTGCAATCGTAGAAAGTGAAAAAACTGCTATTATAATGAGTATTTATTTACCTGAATTTATTTGGATTGCCACAGGTAGCAAGTCAAATTTTAAGTTTGATTTATTGCAACCACTTAAAAAAAGAAAATGTATTGCGTTTCCTGATAAGGGAGAATTTGAAAACTGGCATAATAAAGCAACTGAACTAAACAATCAGGGTTTTAAAATTGCAGTTAGTAATTTATTAGAAAAAACAATCTTACAGAATGGTTCTGATTTGGTTGATTATTATTCAAAACAAAAAGTTTCCTAA
- a CDS encoding DNA primase family protein encodes MQNKENINNLVKSNINELSDGLQTIEKTTDEILQELSNSISKIDFQILAFPDIEIVKKQIEDLQPFIYNEDGSFNTKNKQEQKEYKKLVKKLDSFKLTKNHFLILCIEQLLKIAKQNNWGLCKKNGFIYLYNGSYWNEINKESFQSFLGNVALKMGVNKFKGKIHTFKDELFKQFMADAYLPTPKANKRNVLINLQNGTYQITPTKRELRAFDKKDFLTHQLPFEYEPDATAPLFKKYLDEVLPDVDKQKIFAEYCGYIFIKPSVLKLEKMLILYGTGANGKSVFFEILNALLGTENFSSYSLQDLTNDNGYYRAKIGSKLVNYASEINGKLETDIFKQMASGEPLSVRLPYGEPFILNDYAKLIFNCNELPKDVEHTNAFFRRFLIIGFDVTIAENKQDKELANKIINNELSGVFNWILQGLDRVLKQKKFSKCEAVEMARSNYEKQSDSVKMFIEDYEYKTATNYTTISELYQKYKVYCIEDGFRPVNKSNFMKRLRHFKIVVERKSIGNVAYIISNKHQFNGSF; translated from the coding sequence TTTTCAAATATTGGCGTTTCCTGATATTGAAATCGTTAAAAAACAAATTGAAGACTTACAACCTTTTATTTACAATGAAGACGGCAGTTTCAATACTAAAAATAAACAGGAGCAAAAAGAATACAAAAAACTCGTTAAAAAGTTAGATAGTTTTAAGCTTACTAAAAATCATTTTTTAATACTTTGTATTGAGCAACTTCTTAAAATTGCCAAACAAAACAACTGGGGTTTATGCAAAAAGAACGGTTTTATTTATCTGTATAATGGCAGTTACTGGAATGAAATCAACAAAGAAAGCTTTCAGTCCTTTTTAGGAAACGTCGCTTTAAAAATGGGGGTTAACAAATTCAAAGGTAAAATTCACACGTTTAAAGATGAGTTATTTAAACAGTTTATGGCAGATGCTTATTTACCAACGCCAAAGGCTAATAAAAGAAATGTATTAATCAATCTACAAAACGGAACGTATCAAATAACACCAACAAAAAGAGAATTAAGAGCGTTTGATAAAAAAGATTTTTTAACGCATCAACTACCTTTTGAATACGAACCTGATGCAACCGCACCACTTTTTAAAAAGTATTTAGATGAGGTTTTACCTGATGTAGACAAACAAAAAATATTTGCAGAATATTGTGGATACATTTTTATAAAACCAAGTGTTTTAAAACTTGAAAAAATGCTTATTCTTTATGGTACTGGTGCAAATGGTAAAAGCGTATTTTTTGAGATACTCAATGCACTTTTAGGAACTGAAAATTTTAGTAGTTATTCTTTACAGGACTTAACAAATGACAATGGCTATTATAGAGCGAAAATAGGCAGTAAGTTAGTCAATTACGCATCAGAAATAAATGGCAAATTGGAAACTGATATTTTTAAACAAATGGCTTCAGGAGAACCGTTAAGCGTTCGTTTACCTTATGGCGAACCGTTTATTTTAAATGATTACGCAAAGCTAATTTTCAACTGTAATGAATTACCAAAAGATGTAGAGCATACCAACGCTTTTTTTAGACGTTTTTTAATCATTGGTTTTGATGTAACCATAGCAGAAAACAAACAAGATAAGGAACTCGCAAACAAGATAATTAACAACGAATTATCAGGCGTTTTTAATTGGATATTGCAAGGACTTGACAGGGTTTTAAAGCAAAAGAAATTCAGTAAATGTGAAGCCGTTGAAATGGCTCGTAGTAATTACGAAAAACAAAGCGACAGCGTAAAAATGTTTATTGAAGACTATGAGTATAAAACGGCTACAAATTACACTACCATAAGCGAATTATATCAAAAATATAAAGTGTACTGTATTGAAGACGGTTTCAGACCAGTAAACAAGTCTAATTTTATGAAGCGTTTACGACATTTTAAAATTGTAGTTGAACGTAAAAGTATTGGAAACGTGGCTTACATCATATCAAATAAACATCAATTTAATGGTAGCTTTTAG